AAGCCGTCAACAAAGCCCGTTCCGGAGTAGCCGGCGTGGTCCGTGTTCACTTTGGCACCGCCGGACAGAGCCGCGCTCTCGGCTTGATAAGTGCCGGATGGCGGAGGAGTTACCGCTGCTCCGTAAATTTCGAATTCGGAGAGTTGGCCTGCCTGCCAACCTGTATTGGCAGTAATGTTCAGGCGGACGTAACGGGTGCTTGCTGCCGAGAAATTGATGGTAACCGAGTTGTTGCTGACGGAAGGATTAAAGACGTAACTTGCGGAGCCAACAATGTCGGTGAACGCCGATCCGTTCGTGCTGCCTTGCACGGACAGCGTCTGGGTGCGCGTGCCCCAGCCGGCAGGAAGCTTCAGAACGACTTGATCAATGCTGGTGCTTGCGCCAAGATCGACTTGGATCCATTGCGGAAAAGCATTGTTCGCGCTCTCCCAATATGTAGCTTGATTCCCGTCAGCTACATTGCCTGCGACATAAACATCCGCGTAGCCGCTTGCCGTTACCGTCTTGCCTATGGCAAGGTTGGAACCGCCCGCCGCCGATGAGGCAGAAGGGTAGAGCGTAAGCTGCGATAACAAAATGGTAAGTGCAAGAGAGAACATCATAAACGGATTGCGGCTTAGCCTTTTACTATTGGCGAACATAAAAAACCTCCTAAATAGAATGATTAATAATTAATGCGCTTACATTTTGGAGCAAAGCTGCATTCAACCACCTCCTAAAAAGATTCATTATCACCGATCATTCTTGCTTCGCAAGCATTCATTCGAATGAACAAAAAACCAATACCTAACGGGTTACGCGGTATTGGCGATTTCGAATCTTTTCGTCATGTGGTTGTAATCGGAAGAGCAGTCGTATGTGCATAGCATAATCCAGTTGCCCGTCAGGCTGAAGATGCATTCCTACGATGAACATGTGCGATCTTATGTATCGGTGGCCGGTCCCGCAACAAAAAAACCGGCACCGCACAGAGCGGTACCGGTTCTATAGATCCTGTTCTTTCAAATAAGAGAGCGCAGAGCGCATCTTCTCGATATATGCGGCTTCTCCGCCGGTACACATGAACCGTACTTGGCCGCTTCCGCGCCCCGTGCCGATTCCGTAGCGGCTCAGCATCGCGGTTAAACGGCGGATCGTTCCCAGATTGCCGTTTACAATCTGAATATGCGGAGGCAGAACATTCCGCAGAATAGACGTGTAGAACGGGAAATGCGTGCAGCCCAGCACCAATATGCCGTATTCGTTCAAGTCGTAAGGCGCCAGCTTGGCGAGAAAATAATCCTTCAGCACATCTTTATCGAATTGCAAAGCTTCGCAATATTGCACAAGTTCGGGCATCGGAAGGGAATCTACGATTCCTTCTTCATCCACGCGGGAGACCAGCGCGTAATATTTCGGCATACGAAGGGTTAGAGGAGTCGCCCAGACAAGAACCTTTTTCCCCGTTGCGCGGTTCATCTCCACGGCAGGCTTCACGGCAGGCTCCATCCCGATAATGGGAAAAGAATACCGCTCCCGCAGCTCGTTGATCGCGATGCTCGTCGCCGTATTGCAGGCTACGACCAGCGCATCGATCCCCTCCGCAACCATCTGCTCAACCGTCTGAAGCACGAAGTCGCGGACCTCTTCTTCCGATTTGGTCCCGTACGGAACATGCTTCGTGTCCGCCATATATATATAATTCTCGGCAGGAAGACGCTTCAGCGCTTCCGCCAGTACCGTTAGTCCTCCGAGTCCGGAGTCGAAAATACCGATCGTCATAGTTTACAACGTTCCTATCCCATATGATTACACCCAGCATAACGCGGTCCGGGGAATAGGGCAAGACTACGATCGGATTATTTTGAAGCCGGCTATCCCGTCATCACTCTTTCTACCGGATAGCGGTACTTCGAGGTTGTCTGCTGGCCGCCAATAATATAGAGGAAAGACGTCAGTCCGATTCTTCCGATAAACATGAGCAGCATGAGAATGCATTTGGCGAAAATGCTTAAATCCGGCGTAATCCCGGTAGATAAGCCCACCGTTCCGAAGGCGGAGCACACCTCCAGAATGATCGCGACCAGTTGATGCTGCTTGTCGGAGAAGCTGATGGCGACCACGGACAGCGAACACATTACGATCGCCATCATCGAGATGGCAAGGGATTTTAGAATATCGTCTATATGAAGC
This region of Paenibacillus sp. JDR-2 genomic DNA includes:
- the murI gene encoding glutamate racemase, whose protein sequence is MTIGIFDSGLGGLTVLAEALKRLPAENYIYMADTKHVPYGTKSEEEVRDFVLQTVEQMVAEGIDALVVACNTATSIAINELRERYSFPIIGMEPAVKPAVEMNRATGKKVLVWATPLTLRMPKYYALVSRVDEEGIVDSLPMPELVQYCEALQFDKDVLKDYFLAKLAPYDLNEYGILVLGCTHFPFYTSILRNVLPPHIQIVNGNLGTIRRLTAMLSRYGIGTGRGSGQVRFMCTGGEAAYIEKMRSALSYLKEQDL